Genomic segment of Clostridia bacterium:
GCCGTGGGTGCGGCGTACACCTTGCTGGCGAGTAAGGGCATGGGATTCGACTACTCCCTCGCGTTCCCCGACGCGGTCATCGCGCCCGTGCGCCCCGAAGCCGCCGTGCATCTGGAATACCAAGACGAATTGAAAGAAAAGGGCAATACCCCCGAAGTGCGCAAAGCCATCGAGAAAGCGTATGCCGAGGACTACGGCAACGCCTTCGACGCGGCGAAGAAGGGCTACGTGGACGAGGTGATCGATCCCTCGACCTTGCGCCCCTACGTGGCGAACGCTTTGCTGGTGCTGGGCGCCGACGAGTAGCGAGGTGGGTATGAACGCCGTATTATCAGCAAATCAATATATTTCTTCGAGCGGCATAGTGACCGTGTACCTCTTGGCCATCGTCTTCTTGGTGCTGGCCTTTTTGGTGGTGGTGCTGTCGATGGGGCATAGAGTGATGCAAGCCGTGACGGATAGCGTCAAAAACCGCAAGAAGAAAGGAAAAGACAAAGAAGAAGCGTTGCCGTCGGCGCCCGCCGCGCCCGCTTTGCCCCAAGGCGAGGACGAGGAAGAAGCGGCGGCCGTGATGGCGGCAATCAGCGTGATATTGGAAAGGGAAGCACCGCAAAAGAAAGCCAAATTCGTGGTGCGTAAGATAGAAAGAGTAAGATAGGAGGCTATTATGCGTAAATTCAACGTGACCGTCAATGGTAAACAATATCAAGTGGAAGTGGAAGAGATCGGCGAGGGCTTGGCCCAAAGCGCAACGCCCGCGGCCGCTACGGCGCCCGTGCAACCCAAAGCGGCTCCCGCA
This window contains:
- a CDS encoding OadG family protein, giving the protein MNAVLSANQYISSSGIVTVYLLAIVFLVLAFLVVVLSMGHRVMQAVTDSVKNRKKKGKDKEEALPSAPAAPALPQGEDEEEAAAVMAAISVILEREAPQKKAKFVVRKIERVR